The following coding sequences lie in one Mustelus asterias chromosome 6, sMusAst1.hap1.1, whole genome shotgun sequence genomic window:
- the LOC144495260 gene encoding uncharacterized protein LOC144495260: MRRHLSTSLYRKPTDNLTMLHFPNFHPKHVKEAIPDGQALRIHRICSDEEDRNRHLQALKDALIRTGYGARLIDRQFRRATAKNRTDLLRRQTRDTVDRVPFVVQYFPGAEKLLHLLRSLQHVIDEDEHLAKVIPTPPIPAFKQPHNLKQTIVRSKLPSLQENSDHGTTQPCHSNLCKTCRIIDTDAIISRENTIYQVHGTYSCNSANVVYRCRKGCPEAWYIGETMQTLRQRMNEHRSTITRQDCSLPVGEHFSGHRHSASDLRVSILQGGLHNTRQRRVAEQRLIARFRTQEDSLNRDIGFMSHYL, translated from the coding sequence atgaggcgtcacctcagcacctcactgtaccgcaagcccacggataacctcacgatgctccacttccccaacttccaccctaaacacgttaaagaagccatccccgacggacaagccctccgaatacacaggatctgctcggatgaggaggatcgcaacagacacctccaggcgctgaaagatgccctcataagaacaggatatggcgctcgactcatcgatcgacagttccgacgcgccacagcgaaaaaccgcactgacctcctcagaagacaaacacgggacacagtggacagagtacccttcgtcgtccagtacttccccggagcggagaagctactacatctcctccggagccttcaacatgtcattgatgaagacgaacatctcgccaaggtcatccctacacccccaattcctgccttcaaacaaccgcacaacctcaaacagaccattgtccgcagcaaactacccagccttcaggagaacagtgaccacggcaccacacagccctgccacagcaacctctgcaagacgtgccggatcatcgacactgatgccatcatctcacgtgagaacaccatctaccaggtacacggtacctactcttgcaactcggccaacgttgtctaccgttgcaggaaaggatgccccgaggcatggtacattggggaaaccatgcagacgctacgacaacggatgaatgaacaccgctcgacaatcaccagacaagactgttctcttcctgttggggagcacttcagcggtcacaggcattcagcctctgatctccgggtaagcattctccaaggcggccttcacaacacacgacagcgcagagtcgctgagcagagactgatagccaggttccgcacacaagaggacagcctcaaccgggatattgggttcatgtcacactatctgtaa